A window of Polaribacter litorisediminis contains these coding sequences:
- a CDS encoding DNA cytosine methyltransferase — translation MKIVSFFAGAGGLDLGFQQAGFNVIWANEYDKEIWETYEKNHPNTILDKRSIVNVPVDEVPECDGIIGGPPCQSWSEAGAARGIKDKRGQLFYDFIRILEAKQPKFFLAENVSGMLISKHTEALEGIKKLFRNAGIGYELSFQMLNASDYNVPQDRKRVFFIGIRKDLNFKYQFPTETFPKIALEEIITDLKEGVLPALEFNNTNGNNCSVPNHEYMIGSFSTIYMSRNRVRSWDEQSFTIQAGGRHAPLHPQAPKMKFIEKNKIAA, via the coding sequence ATGAAAATAGTATCTTTTTTCGCAGGAGCTGGCGGACTTGACTTAGGCTTTCAGCAAGCAGGTTTTAATGTTATTTGGGCAAACGAATATGATAAAGAAATTTGGGAAACTTATGAAAAGAATCATCCAAATACAATTCTTGACAAAAGAAGCATTGTTAATGTTCCAGTTGACGAAGTTCCGGAGTGTGATGGAATAATTGGTGGTCCACCTTGTCAAAGTTGGAGTGAAGCTGGAGCAGCAAGAGGAATTAAAGATAAAAGAGGTCAGTTATTCTACGACTTCATCAGAATATTAGAAGCAAAACAGCCAAAATTCTTTTTAGCAGAAAATGTTAGTGGAATGCTAATTTCAAAACATACAGAAGCTTTAGAAGGAATAAAAAAACTTTTTAGAAACGCAGGAATAGGTTATGAACTTTCTTTTCAAATGCTAAATGCATCTGATTACAATGTTCCTCAGGACAGAAAAAGAGTGTTTTTTATTGGAATTAGAAAAGACTTGAACTTTAAATATCAATTCCCAACTGAAACTTTTCCTAAAATAGCACTTGAAGAAATTATAACAGATTTAAAAGAAGGTGTTTTACCTGCATTAGAGTTTAATAATACAAACGGAAATAATTGTTCTGTTCCAAATCACGAATATATGATTGGTAGTTTTTCAACCATTTATATGTCAAGAAATAGAGTAAGAAGTTGGGACGAACAATCTTTTACAATTCAAGCTGGAGGAAGACACGCACCACTTCATCCACAGGCACCAAAAATGAAATTTATTGAAAAGAATAAAATAGCAGCTTAA
- a CDS encoding NgoPII family restriction endonuclease, translating to MSRFLESVKIQFSYINRANNMGEALESYIKDAFAGTFGIKDELKRMQTYNQEFSWLGSQNNPPDIMIKGGDAIEVKKTQSANTSLALNSSYPKTDLRHTSPMITKECKECEDWTIKDLIYCVGHTTDTSVKSLWMVYGNSYAAKHETYQRIKTTISDGIKTIPDVVFADTKELGRVNQVDPLGITNLRIRGMWQIENARKVFNYLHEPTGKDFELVCIIPTEKYNGFPKESKTKLETIKENGFSIEDKHIKDPDNPAKLIDCKLIKLCV from the coding sequence TTGTCTCGCTTTCTCGAAAGTGTAAAAATTCAATTTTCATATATAAATAGAGCTAATAATATGGGAGAAGCTCTTGAAAGTTATATTAAAGACGCTTTTGCAGGAACATTTGGAATAAAAGACGAATTAAAAAGAATGCAAACTTATAATCAAGAATTTTCTTGGTTAGGATCTCAAAATAATCCGCCTGATATTATGATAAAAGGTGGAGATGCTATTGAAGTTAAAAAAACTCAAAGTGCAAATACAAGTTTAGCTTTAAATAGTAGTTATCCAAAAACTGATTTAAGACACACAAGTCCTATGATTACAAAGGAATGTAAAGAGTGTGAAGATTGGACAATTAAGGATTTAATTTATTGCGTTGGGCATACGACAGATACAAGTGTAAAATCTTTGTGGATGGTTTATGGTAATTCTTACGCAGCTAAACACGAAACTTACCAAAGAATTAAAACAACTATTTCTGATGGAATTAAAACGATTCCAGACGTTGTTTTTGCAGATACAAAGGAATTGGGAAGAGTAAATCAAGTTGACCCATTAGGAATAACAAATTTGAGAATTAGAGGAATGTGGCAAATTGAAAATGCACGAAAAGTATTTAATTATTTACACGAACCTACTGGTAAAGACTTTGAATTAGTTTGCATAATTCCAACAGAAAAATATAATGGTTTTCCAAAAGAAAGTAAAACTAAACTTGAAACAATTAAAGAAAACGGATTTAGTATTGAGGATAAACATATAAAAGACCCAGATAATCCTGCTAAATTAATAGATTGTAAACTAATAAAACTATGCGTGTAA
- a CDS encoding serine hydrolase domain-containing protein, producing MKIFKRMLLLVAVFITIVVVYNYPKLNIIAGYSAKNAASSVFVANRSLAFTDTTDNNFSPINLASDQVQMPKKAVISSVFGLLSRTSFYREGTGSVVALKEEDIHKSYLAPKRGVPDNDTPFPYGNAAQKDTVFTNVDYEQLENALDVLFDPENKTRAAVVVYKNQIIAERYAAGFDQESKILGWSMTKSIVGTLFGVLEHQNKMNVFDKAPFNDWQNDERSQITIHNLLQMNSGLEWNEDYNTISDVSKMLFLERDMTKSQIKKPLVGAPNESWYYSSGTTNLLSGILRKQFQTHQEYLDFWYADLIDKIGMNSMLVETDLAGNYVGSSYAWATARDWSKLGLLYLHNGHWKGKQLFTKEWVKYATTPTPTSDGQYGGQIWLNAGKTYPNVPKNMYFFSGYQGQNVYILPDKDLVVVRMGLTKNADVDLLLSEIIKNIK from the coding sequence ATGAAAATTTTCAAGCGAATGCTACTTTTAGTAGCGGTATTTATTACAATTGTTGTTGTTTACAATTATCCAAAATTAAATATTATTGCAGGTTATTCTGCTAAAAATGCAGCTTCATCTGTTTTTGTAGCAAATAGATCTTTAGCGTTTACAGATACAACAGATAATAATTTTTCTCCGATTAATTTGGCAAGTGATCAAGTACAGATGCCTAAAAAAGCTGTTATTTCTAGCGTTTTTGGTTTGCTGAGTAGAACATCTTTTTACAGGGAAGGAACTGGAAGTGTGGTAGCACTAAAAGAGGAAGATATACATAAAAGTTATTTGGCACCAAAAAGAGGAGTTCCAGATAATGATACACCTTTTCCGTATGGGAATGCGGCGCAAAAAGACACGGTTTTCACGAATGTTGATTATGAGCAACTAGAGAATGCTTTGGATGTATTATTTGATCCTGAAAATAAAACAAGAGCGGCAGTTGTAGTGTATAAAAACCAAATTATTGCAGAACGATATGCAGCTGGTTTTGACCAGGAGTCTAAAATTTTAGGATGGTCTATGACCAAAAGTATTGTAGGTACTTTATTCGGTGTGTTAGAACATCAAAATAAAATGAATGTTTTCGATAAAGCTCCCTTTAACGATTGGCAAAATGACGAAAGAAGTCAAATAACAATTCATAATTTATTACAAATGAATTCTGGTTTAGAGTGGAATGAAGATTATAACACGATTTCTGATGTTTCTAAAATGTTGTTTTTAGAACGAGATATGACTAAAAGTCAAATAAAAAAACCATTGGTAGGTGCACCCAACGAAAGTTGGTATTACTCTTCCGGAACCACTAATTTATTATCAGGAATTTTAAGAAAGCAGTTTCAAACACACCAAGAATATTTAGATTTTTGGTATGCAGATTTAATTGATAAAATTGGCATGAATTCGATGCTTGTAGAAACTGATTTGGCAGGCAATTATGTAGGCTCTTCTTATGCTTGGGCAACCGCTAGAGATTGGTCTAAATTAGGACTGCTGTATTTACATAATGGTCATTGGAAAGGTAAACAACTTTTTACAAAAGAATGGGTAAAATACGCGACTACGCCAACGCCAACATCAGACGGTCAGTATGGTGGTCAAATTTGGTTAAATGCAGGGAAAACGTATCCTAATGTGCCAAAAAACATGTATTTCTTTAGCGGGTATCAAGGACAAAACGTATATATTTTGCCGGATAAAGATTTGGTGGTGGTTAGAATGGGCTTAACTAAAAACGCTGATGTTGATTTGTTATTGAGTGAAATTATAAAAAATATCAAATAA
- a CDS encoding helix-turn-helix domain-containing protein, whose amino-acid sequence MNTTFGEYIRLLRKQNELTLTQLAAKLNLDSANLSKIENGKRDFDEKRLPKLAKIFKIDLTELSNEYLTDQIGKHIYETNCTKQLLQVAEEKAEYRRTLNKSLQTK is encoded by the coding sequence ATGAATACCACTTTTGGAGAGTACATTCGATTATTACGAAAACAAAACGAGTTGACTTTAACTCAACTTGCAGCGAAACTGAATTTGGACTCTGCAAATTTGAGTAAAATTGAGAATGGAAAAAGAGATTTTGACGAAAAACGTTTACCAAAACTTGCGAAAATCTTCAAAATCGATCTTACAGAATTGAGCAATGAATATTTGACCGACCAAATTGGAAAGCATATTTACGAAACGAATTGCACAAAACAACTTTTGCAAGTTGCGGAGGAAAAAGCAGAATACCGCAGAACACTTAATAAATCACTTCAAACAAAATAA
- the sufD gene encoding Fe-S cluster assembly protein SufD produces the protein MELKDKILSSYVAFENGVDMNSDIHEIRSKALENFEKLGFPTKKLEAWKYTSLNSILKNDFSIFPDRGRSVELADVKKYFIHDIDAYKVVFIDGKYSSFLSATTHENFDVCLMSSALNKPKYKAVIDKYFNKIAKQDNLTSLNTAFATEGAYIYIPKNIEVQKPIQIINFTTGSEHATMTQPRNLIVVEENSHVQIIERHQSLTSNAVLTNSVTEIYAAKSATVDVYKIQNDDLNASLIDNTYVNQRSNSVASVHTFSFGGNITRNNLNFYQNGEHIDSILKGVTILEGKQHVDHHTLVHHIEPNCESHQDYKGIYDERSTGVFNGKVIVNKEAQKTNAYQKNNNVLVSDRATINAKPQLEIFADDVKCSHGCTIGQLDDNALFYMQQRGIPQKEGKALLMYAFANTVLESVKIPEVKSRITKIIANKLGVNIGFNL, from the coding sequence ATGGAATTAAAAGACAAAATATTATCTTCTTACGTCGCTTTTGAAAATGGAGTGGACATGAATTCTGATATTCACGAAATTAGATCTAAAGCTTTAGAAAATTTTGAAAAGTTGGGTTTCCCAACTAAAAAGTTAGAGGCTTGGAAATATACCTCGTTAAATAGCATTTTAAAAAATGATTTTAGCATATTTCCTGATAGAGGAAGATCTGTTGAACTAGCAGATGTAAAAAAATATTTTATTCACGATATAGATGCGTATAAAGTAGTTTTTATTGATGGCAAATACAGCTCTTTTCTGTCTGCAACAACACATGAAAATTTTGATGTTTGCCTAATGTCATCAGCCTTAAACAAACCTAAATACAAAGCGGTTATTGATAAATATTTTAACAAAATTGCAAAGCAAGATAATTTAACAAGCTTAAATACAGCATTTGCTACAGAAGGTGCTTACATCTATATTCCTAAAAATATAGAGGTTCAAAAACCGATACAAATTATCAATTTTACAACAGGCTCTGAACATGCAACAATGACGCAGCCTCGGAACTTAATTGTGGTTGAAGAAAACTCTCATGTTCAGATCATTGAACGCCATCAAAGCTTAACATCAAACGCAGTTTTAACAAATTCGGTTACAGAAATTTATGCAGCAAAAAGTGCTACGGTAGATGTGTATAAAATTCAAAATGATGACTTAAACGCTTCGTTGATAGATAATACATACGTCAACCAAAGATCAAATAGTGTAGCCTCGGTGCATACATTTTCTTTTGGAGGAAATATTACTAGAAATAACTTAAACTTCTATCAAAATGGAGAACATATCGATTCTATTTTAAAAGGAGTTACCATTCTTGAAGGAAAACAACATGTAGACCACCATACTTTAGTGCATCATATTGAGCCAAATTGCGAATCTCATCAAGATTATAAAGGAATTTATGATGAGCGTTCTACGGGGGTTTTTAACGGAAAAGTAATTGTAAATAAGGAAGCTCAAAAAACAAATGCGTATCAAAAAAACAACAATGTTTTAGTGAGTGATAGAGCAACAATCAATGCAAAACCTCAACTAGAAATTTTTGCTGATGATGTAAAATGTTCCCATGGTTGTACCATTGGCCAACTAGATGATAATGCATTGTTTTACATGCAACAACGTGGAATTCCGCAAAAAGAAGGAAAAGCTTTATTAATGTATGCTTTTGCAAATACTGTTTTAGAAAGCGTAAAAATCCCAGAAGTAAAATCTAGAATTACCAAAATAATTGCCAATAAATTAGGCGTTAACATTGGTTTTAATTTATAA